tttatcaaaataaattgcaGATTAATCAAAggcttaaataataaaagtactaGAAGATCTTTAAAGAGACCAGATTTTATAGGCAAGGAAGGCATTTCTTAGCATAAACTACAAatcataaaagatataaaatttaaagcttCTACATAGCAAGTGATGCCATAAacataagaggaagaaaaatgaaaaaatggaaaaacactgTTTGTTACTTATATGTGACAAAGATTTAGTATccataatatgtaaataattccTAAAATTAGTCAGAAAGAGACAAACTTTAAAAGGCACTGAGTGGGGGAGATTTGGAGGAGAATTATATACGTGCCCAGGAAATTCACAAAGAAAGCAACATAGATGGCCAGGAAAACAAACTAGGTATGTATCTGCCTGTTagatatttcagtattttttatccttttcattAAAAGCACTGGTAAAAGTATATGGGATAAGAGAAATTCTCACATACTTGTAGCAGGGATGTAAATGAGTACAACCCTTTTGCAGGACAATCTAACAAAAACAATCATAATTTAAAAGTCAACATCTatgaatttatatgaaaatatacacatctataaaaatattttctatgaataCTGTTTATGattagaaaactggaaacaacttaaatgatCATTAATAGGGATATCCATATAATAGAGGATTATagagccattaaaaatgatatgGTAAATCTACAGGCACtcatatgaaaatacattttaaaatattaagatctTGAATGACTTATATATCAATGGATCTGGCATGACAGACCCCAAAATGTTCATAGTGGagtcaagaattttattttttataggtttTTGAAATATCTGAGTTTTCACAGTAAGTACTTCCAGCACTAAAAAAACTTACCACGTATTAATagtgaaaacacacaaaaaagtaagaTAGATAAAGTAATTCCTTCAAAGCTTACTCAACTTCAAGATCTATGCTGTCTAATAAGATAGTCCAGTCAGACTAAATTGAGCACTTGATATGTGACTGGTTCTAAATGAGATATTCTGgaagtataaaatatacaacaGATTTCACAGACTTAGGATAAATAAAACCCCTAATTCATACTTTCATATTGATcacatattgaaataatttttatacaataaaatatattattaaaattagtatATTAGTATAATGTGgctactaaaatttttaaattacatatatggcTCGTATTATATTTGCATTGGACAGTAGTGTTTTGgacaaagagaggaaagaggaaataatatattttttggcattattctttattttaattaatataaacatttctatttataaaCATGTTTTCCTCAACTACTTTCAGAATCtatcaaatatattaattaaaaaacaaataataatagttaaaaaggaagaaattaaagagataCTATGTACAAAAGAGCCAAAATacgttttgttttatttgaaagtcATATTGCACAACCTGGTGGAGGACAAAGTACTCTGCTTTGCTGGGAATTTAAACAATTTAGgcttttaaatgtcttaaaattttatgtagcTAAGAAATTTTGAATATTGGTTCCTGGAAACTAGAAATCCTTAAATTAGGACCTAAGTTTGTTTATAAGATTCTTACTTTCTTTggcataaatgttttaatttttataatgttactGATTATATTtgaccaggttttttttttttctttttttgtaacaggctctcactctgttgcctggtttagagtgcaatggcatcatgaatagctcactacaatctcaaactcctgggctcaagcaatcctcctgtgcctcagtttccagagAAAATGGGACTGTAGGTGTACACCAGAgtgctcagctattttttttttctttaagagatgagttcttgttatgttgcccaggctggtctcaaactcctggcctcaaacaatcctcctgcctcagcctcctaaaatgtTAGGATTACTGTGTAAACTAGGGTTCTATTTAAATAGGCACAAGTTCAAGCAAAAATTAGATTCTGCCTTTAGCAGTGTGTACTCAGACAGGAGGCATTAGAAGGCAGACATAAAatcatttatgaaattattacttttattacattttcccATGTTGAAGCACCTCTACAGCTTGTAATAAGGCGAATTACTTAAATTATAATCAGTAATGTAGTTCAAACTTTTCTTACattattgtaagaaaaaaattatacagatattTATACTCAGACAATATACTATAAACCAAGAACATGTATCCATTGCCTCTAATTTATCAGTGTTACATGTGAAGAATTGCATAAACAGTGCAAAAAAAGTGTTACTGTCTTAGTACAGAATCAAATATGGAAGGAAATTCCTTCACATAGCCTCTCTTTGGTACTCGTATCCAGTTATATCCATGCAATAAAAGGGGCTACTCTTCAAACTCGCTTCTCTAAAACAAACCTACTATATCAAAAAGGGGAGGAAGCATCTACTTTACGTAAGTTTTGTGCTTGGAAAACTCCTATATGTTATGATTTTATCATTGtcttattcattcaataagtatttattgtttCTACAGTGTGCAAGACATTGTACTAACGTGCTATAAGggatataaattaaaaccagatACAGATCTTGCCAATAAACAGTTTATGGTGGGGAGAAAAGTTGGTCCATCTATAGTCTCCCTCAACTAGCAGGTGGATGAAATATCagcattaataattttaagcCACAAAAACTGACAGCTTAGTTAGGGGAAGTTTTGAAATATCCCCTTCATGACCAATAATTACAattctaactttttcttttaaataaggagaaaatttaaatttcttctctAGTTGaacatatacttttaaatttcataacaTGTAACAGTGCAAAGggtaagataaaaatgaaaatcaaggaccttttttggttttttcttcaCTAATggaagtatttatatatttttatttatttatgttctttctttctgctaCAAACAAGTATTTATGTGGTTCTATATTAGACACTTAATAAAAAGTATACACGTCCTAAGCAGAAGACATAATTCCTTACTAACGTCTAAGAGATCAAAACTTAGAAAACCCAGATTCCAGCAAAATTTCccaatttacatattaatatgagATTAGATCATTTTCCCCAGTAAAGTACTATTATATGGGTATAAATGCATTGATTGCAATATTGCTTACTATATACCAGATGATGTTACTATACACCAAGTATGCTTACTATACACCAGGTAATGTTCTAAGTGCTTTGAAAATGTTAAACTTTTAATCCTTACACAACCCTATAAAGTAGGTATTATCTTCACtggacagatgagaaaacagaggtacAGAGAAGCTAAGAAATCTGATCAAGGGTCGTAGAGCTGGAGAAGAGCAATGCCAGGCTTCCAATTCAGGCACACTTGCTCCAGAAACATGCCCTTAACCACTATGGCATACTATCTCTACTGAAACTATATCATCAAAAGTAACGGCCTCCATTTTACACCAGGAAGAAGCAttccaaagaacagaaatttggaaatggttcactttataaaattttgcttAACAATTTATAATTTACACTAAAATTTGTTATGTTGAagtttttccctttgtttttaaaagctattaactttataaaaattttcttttaggtaGGGTTGATCATATACACAGGTTAGTTTCATCTGGTATAAAAGCTAACATTAAGCACTTTCTATTTGCCAGACACTGTCATAAGTGCTCTACAcatattagtttttttaaattcttataacCCTATGTATTATGTACTTTAATTACCCcagctttacagatgaggagactgcaGTATGaggagattaagtaacttgtccaagggcAGACATCTAGAGCTAGCTTTTGGACCCAGACCacagtctgactccagaacccATACTCTTAACAATTTCACCATATTAATATATGTCCAGATTAGGCAGTTTTAAAGGATCTGCTACTTTCTAACAAAGttaactcaataaatataatcACATACTTAATTTAAGCAtttagtatttttccttttaacactaagttaagcactctgggaggctgaggcgggcggattgctcgaggtcaggagttcaaaaccagcttgagaagagtgagaccccgtctctactataagtagaaagaaattaatttcccaactaatatatatagaaaaaattagccaggcatggtggagcatgcctgtagtcccagctactcaggaggcttaggcagtagtattgcttgggcccaggagtttgaggttgctgtaagctaggctgatgccatggcactcactctagcctgggcaacaaagcgagactgtgtctcaaaaaaaaacaaaaaaaaaacactaagttAGAAGCCCAatggaacatttatttttagaaatactgttaacatttttgttaaaattttattaccaAAATTGTCACTAAGCTCACAAACTTCAGAAAAACTTCTGATGGGCAAATGGTTTCAGACATCGAAAGTATTTAAGATTTAATTCTAGTTTGACCTTAGAAAACCAAATATCTATTGTTTCTTCAGTGGCCATGAGGAAAAGAGCctagaaataaagacaaaacataaTGGAGAAAGGGAGTGAAATGTCTTTAATGACACTTATTATGTATGGGATTTTGTGATCATATATAAGGATGGTTAAGACACATGTGATGCAAAAAGACATACTAACAAATAATTACAGTGACAAATAATAAGGAACATATATGTTAGTTTATAGAATACAGTATTGACAGCCATAATATCACCTGAAGGATTAAAGAAAGGCTTCAGAAAGAAGGCTTTTTGGGAAATGGGTCACTATTTCCTAAGAATTAACATAGAGTTTGAGAAATGGAtacttaatttattaatttttcttcaactTTAATATTCAATTTACACATCAAAAGTTTTTGACttataaatctcttttaaaatcataaaaattaaaatgagcttTTAACAGGTAGACAATATAACACTGAAAGTATAGTTTATAATATAGCTAAGTTAAATACAATAACCATTTCAAATTATCTATTAAGTTAGTTACtcatttctttgatttcatttaacATTGATTTAACTCAATGTAGAAGAAGGTCACATTAGTACAAGTTAACACAGCttaattattaactatatttatcTGCCAATCTCACATTTCATGTGGCAAATAGTGGTGTATATATAGAGTTAAGAAGTCTAGGTCTGCCTCCAGAAAAGAAATAGTTTCAAATTGCTTGAAATTAAATTAGGATAAAAATGTACATGATtaagatctttctttttattgttcctGTAGTTATATCTTCCAGAATTGACCAAGACAATTCGTCACTTGATACTATATCTTCAGAGCCAATATCAAGATTTGCTATGTTAGATGATGTAAAAATTTTAGCCAATGGCCTCCTTCAGTTGGGACATGGTCTTAAAGACTTTGTCCATAAGACTAAGGGCCAAATTAATGACATATTTCAAAAACTTAACATATTTGATCAGTCTTTTTATGATCTCTCACTACAAACCAATGAaatcaaagaagaagaaaaagaactgagAAGAACTACATACAAACTACAAGTCAAAAATGAAGAAGTGAAGAATATGTCACTTGAACTCAACTCAAAACTTGAAAACCtcctagaagaaaaaattctacTTCAACAAAAAGTGAGATATTTGGAGGAgcaattaactaatttaattcaaaatcaaCCTGAAACTCAGGAACACCCAGCAGTAACTTCACTTAAAGTAAGTAGAAATCAAAGCGGGCTCATGATTATGTTTTCAATGtggatcttaaaaaaaaacaaaaaaaaaaaaactgaagacatgctatttaaaatactttgttgCATTGTtgaaatacttaatttttctcaagaaaaataatctccagaaaataaaattttcctttatattttaaagttggtTTTTGTTTCCctaatattatatatgaaaacaaCTAAACTTTATAtttcatgtgaaaattatataacaattaGGTAATAAACTACAGAATACTAAATAATTATACTATTGCAAATTACTGGAggtaaataaaaagttaaaggtattaaaatttgaaaattattcttctatgtttaaaatttataaaagtaatacagtAAATGGTAAAGAtttattcctattaaaatacactgggtttttttcttttaattgaagtTCAGAAAATCAAATTTTAGAGACAGTACATTTTAAGTAAAACTTTAAGAACAAAAGTATGTACTATTTGAAAGATGCACACAAGAAAAATTGATTAccaatattcatttttctaataatcCACTATTAGTTAAAAAATTTAGCTTGTGATAGtgttataggaaataaaaattctaacaaaaaagaaagaggaaagaaaattttaaccaACTACAATCTATACCCAGACTTTTGTAGAACAGCAAGATAACAGTATCAAAGACCTTCTCCAAACCGTGGAAGAACAATATAAACAATTAAACCAACAGCATagtcaaataaaagaaatagaaaatcaggTAAGTCAATATTTTAATGGTATGTCCAAACTTTTACATTGGTTTATAGAAACATTGGACCCTAAAATTGTTTAAAAGCTTTAAATGGATCATGAGTAAAATAATTTCATCAGCATGATTGTTAAGATTTCAGACTCTGAAAATAATAAACTACCTGGGTTTAAATGGTGGCTCTGAAACTTTCTGTGTGGCCTTGAATAAATTTCTTAACTCttctgtttctcagtttcctcacatatCCTATGAAGATAATAACAGAAACTATcttataggattgttgtgagaaaaAATGAATTCACAGCAGCTAAAGTGATcctattaacatttaaattagatCATGTTTCTCTTTGTTCTAAACTCCACAATagttccccatctctctcttaTTGGCTCTTAAGATTCAGATGAACTGAACTTTCATTATCTCTCTCACTTCATCTTCTTTACTGTAGTCACACTAGCCTCTTCACTGTTACTCAAACACATCAATCATGCTGCTGACTCAGGGCCTTTGCCCTTGTTCCTTCTAGTTGGAATGCTCTTTGCCCTGGTATCTGTATGGCCCACTCTTTCATTCCCTTTAGgtctttattaaatataaaattctcaatGAAGCATTCTCAGGTCACTTGCTCAAAAATGACAACCACCTAATCCCATCCCTGAAAGCTTCTACCTCCTTAACTACTTTTTCCCCTTATCacttatatttatgaaaatataatgtatattttagttatttatctCACCTATTCCTGTACTAAAATGTAGAATCCATGAATATAGggattttttccattgttttcatTGCTGTACCCCAGAATATAAAATACTGAATgacacataataggcactcaataaatatctgttggatTAATAAAGGTAATGTCATATTCAGTACAGTTAATAAACACTTGCCATGATTCTTATAACTTGAATTATTAGAAACTGTGTGCCAGATAATTAAAGGCCAACAACCAACAATGTAAATAATCTACAATGTAAACAACTGGTgaagtgaggaaggaaggaacttgTTTAGAATAAAGTTATGTCAGAATCTAAGCATTTCCATATATAGTACAGTAATTTAAAagcattaattattaatactcCTGAACAACCATTCAAGAGagtcaaaaaataatacagaatcagagaaaaagtGGTAAAAAATGGTTCCcaagaactataaaaaaattactaCTGATTTCCACTAAACAAACAATACCTTTAgtttatgcaaatattccaaaaatgtGTTTTCGCCAACTGCTTTTGATCCATAATATCCTTAATACATaggttatttttctaaatttgtttttattatatgatttACTACAATTAAATGAAACTGCTCACAAAAGCAAAATGTCACTATTATACAATGATATATattctgtctaaaaataaaatgaaaccaaaacaaCGAATTTCTGAGTTGGAAGATGCTTGAGATCATCTGATCCAAATTCCTCATATTTAAATTCAGAAACCAAAACTCTAAAAAGTTTAGTGACTTTAAGATCACACAGTTACTTAACAGAAAAGACTAATGTTCAGCAAGTGGGCTTTACAATGGATCTTTATAAAGTAGGTACTAGAAAATGTCACTTATGCCAGCATCAAAAAACCAACACTAATAATGCAAGATGTTATATATTCCAATTTTCTCATCATCGACAAGAAAAGCTATCATTCAATAAATTGCAAACTCAACAtgctttaaatagaaataaaatgttgctAAACTAACAATGAATTATCAAATATACTGAGTGTATGCAAATAAACCAGCCAGCCTGATAACATCTACAGATATGTTTACAGGTCAAAAACTATCAAGAAAGAAGCCTTGTTCAAATTATGtgctatgtctttttttttttttttttgagaccgagtctcacttgttgcccaggctagagtgagtgccgtggcatcagcctagctcacagcaacctcagacccctgggctcaagtgatccttctgcctcagcctcctctgagtggctgggtctacaggcatgtgccaccatgcccggctaattttttctatatatattagttggccaattaatttctttctatttatagtagagacggggtcttgctcttgctcaggctggtttcgaactcctgacctcgagcaatccgcccgcctcagcctcccagagtgctaggattacaggcgtgagccaccgcgcccggcttatgtGCTATGTCTTTATGGCAGGTCTGAGAATCAGTAAGATCTGCAATTGagaattgttaaatataaaatgtgcctATGTTACTGAATagaatattaaacatatttgttcatataaataaaaagaacatagtAAAATATTCTAAGTAAAGCAATGTCTCTGCTTTTGGCTTTGCTCTGTTTTTTGACCCATGTCTGTTTTTTGTATTGctctattttttaacttattaaatattGTACCTAATTAAATATCTTGAAAATGGGTAATCTATACAGTCTAAATAGCATTATTTATCCCTCTTAACATCAAAAGCAATAActtactataaattaaaaaatgagctgtATATAAATTGTACTTCTGATATCCTTACTCAGATTTCTCCTAATTGTATACTCAGtaccatttttaaaagtagatttatattcttttatcagCTCAGAAGGACTGGTATTCAAGAACCCACAGaaaattctctttcttccaaGCCAAGAGCACCAAGAACTACTCCCTTTCTTCagctgaatgaaataaaaaaaaatgtagaacatGATGGTAAGACACTTTGGTGCGTTTCCTTCTTGAAGATATTATTATCAAAATCCTTATTTTCAGGACCTGTTCTAGACTAAAAGAGTAAAGAGACATATCTACAAAATACAATGTGTCAACCTAAATTAGATCCTGGGgttctttttaaatctataaacaACATTCTTAAGActatcagggaaatataaatatgGACTTGATTATTAGataatatgaaacatttattagttttttagaTGTGGTAAAAGTATTACAGTTACAGAAGAAGATAAACTCATGTTTAACAAATAGATGCTGAAATATTTAAGGAGTTAAGGGTCATGATGTTTGCAAATTACTTTCAAACAGCACAACAAAATACATACTTGTGTATGTGAGTATGCATAAAAGcaatatagcaaaatattaacagttgtTGAATATAGATAGAAAGATTATTGTGTTCTTTTCAACAAGTCTTTCCACTTTCatgttttcttgaaatttttcttaataacaaaaGCTTTGGGAAATAAAGTCTTCACTCCCAGCCAAACTTCAACACAATGATATATTCTTTagacctttattttttaacagaataGATCTGTTATTAGTTTTCTCCTTGTAATGTTCATTCTTTCCACATATATCTTTTGCACCGTACTAAGTTTCACATGTATTTTTGCCACTTTAGATTCTTCCTACACCTAGCAAAAAATAGTAATGTGcttaaaattctgattttgtcacttttcttaaaaagaactCAGTTTGGTAATAACTATTTCTACATTGTTTAAGTAACATGCCATCTAATAAAAATGCTTTAGCATAAACATTACTAAAAAAAGCTACATTTGCACAATTTGATGAAATGGCAAGTAAAATCTCAAGCTCCAAAGTTATCTTTCCTATTACTAAATCCCATGTAATAACATTTTGTTGATTCTAGGCATTCCTCCTGATTGTACTACCATTTATAACAGAGGTGAACATACAAGTGGCATGTATGCCATTAGACCCAGCAACGCTCAAGTTTTTAATGTCTACTGTGATGTTAAATCAGGTAAAACCTGTCTAAGGAGAAAACAGTAATCAGTTCAAGTTGCTCACTACCCATTAGCAAGACTAACACTGTCATGTTTGTATTCTCTCTCTCATACTTTtttctctatctatctatatgtatacacacacatatgtataaatgaaatatatgagtattaatataaatctaatacttatatttatcttgtttatatattcattcaatattctccttttctctataaaaaaatctgaagtgACTATTGTCAATAAGTTTACTAAGACAAAATTCTTTAGTTGCTCGTCACTTAACTTTTTGGgaccataataaataaataaatgtattgccACAACATTAATAAACTACCTGACAAAGCCACcaattaaaaccaaacaaaaaaggaaacaattattTACATCTGTTAACATCAatctactaaaaatacagaattttgctcattttattcaGGTAGCCCATGGACATTAATTCAACGACGAGCAGATGGATCACAAAACTTCAATGAAACTTGGGAGAACTACAAATATGGTTTTGGGAGGCTTGATGGTAAGGTAGCTACATCCAATCATTCATTCACGtgttaatttacaaatatttattgagaacctattaTGGACTGGGCATTGGGAAAGtagcaatgaaagaaataatctcagccttcataaaacttattatcaaataattacatatttgttAGCAATTACACCTATTACAACTGTCACTAATTACATTTATCACAATTACATGTCTGTTCTTAATTAtacttaatattaattaatttaatggtttataattataatcattaaaGACAATTTTGATTAAGCCCTATCTGCTTTGATCAATGGTAAGTGCTATGAGTAGGCTATGAAGACAACTATCCCTAGTATTAGTTGCTCTATTACCTCATTAGCATTTTAGAtatcaattaattataaaggaCAAGAAAATTACCAGATATACAAATGTTAAAGCTGCaaagatttaaatattataaatgtatactacaatacctttatattttaagtattttatactaATTTACTTATACAAACTAAAAACACTCTTTAAAAAACTATCTGTGACCAATCTGTAGTTAACAATTCACagatttttgaaacttttcttttCAGGAGAATTTTGGTTGGGCCTAGAGAAGATATACTCCATAGTGAAGCAATCTAATTACATTTTACGATTTGAGCTGGAAGACTGGAAAGACAACAAATATTACATTGAATATTCTTTTCACTTGGGAGATCATGAAACCAACTATACACTACACCTGGTTGAAATTACTGGCAACATCCACAATGCACTCCCAGAAAACAAAGATTTAGTGTTTTCTACTTGGGATCACAAAGCAAAGGGGCACTTCAACTGTCCAGAAAGTTCTTCAGGTATCCTTTTTTCTGATACCAAtactttattttcatatcttcACTACCCCACAGTATTAGCTATAATATACAACATCAACTCTTTAAAATCCCAACCCCaaataagcattttctttataGGTAAAAAAAACTCTTAATTATCTTAAGAAAAGTGTTAATTCTACTTCAACCAGGTACTTTATGTCTAATTCTTCACAGATGTTCGATTTTCATATACATGAGATTTACACAGATTATTTAAAACTGGGACAAATGCATCTACAATGCTGCAATATTTATAAGGAAGGATGATAAACTCATGGGGAAATATAATAGTAACTACATGTAAGTTTGTATCCATTAAATTGCATATCTCTCCCCTTTAGGAGGCTGGTGGTGGCATGATGTATGTGGAGAAAACAATCTGAATGGTAAATATAACAAACCAAGAACAAAATCTAAGccagagaggagaagaggaataTGTTGGAAGTCTCAGAATGGAAGGTTATACTCTATCAAATCAACCAAAATGTTGATCCACCCAACAGATTGAGAAAGCTTTGAATGAACTGAGGCAAATTAAAAACCCAATATATTACACATTAAACTCATCCCAAATTAATGTGATTTAATAATTTGGTATTAAATCCTTAAGAGAAGGCTtgagaaatagttttttttatcttaaagttaCTATCAATTGAAGATCAAACATATCACTTTACCTCAAAAAATACCATTTCTATTTCTCAATCAAAATTCTTACAATACCATTTTATGATGTGGGAATCAATTTTAGAttgttataatttaaattaaaaactagttttcctgttaaaattataaacttaagGCTAGGTgcaatggttcacacctgtaatcccaacactttcggaggctgaggaaggaggatggcttgagaccaagagtttcaGACCAaactgggcaacacagcaagaccctacctCCATAAAAACTttaacaattagctgggcatggtggcatgtgtctacagtcctagctactcaaggcggctgaagcaagaggatttcttgagcctagAAGTCCAAGGTTACAGTTAGtaatgatcacaccactgtattccagcttgggaaacagagcaagaccctgtctcaaaaaaaaaaaaaaaattctaaacttgCCTGAATAAAAAGGACCAATGATTATATAGTTCTTAATActatattattaatttcaaaactaaaattcaGTCCATTCAGAGTATATACAAAAATCtgtaatataaattttgaaactaATGATTCATTTTGCTACAAAATAATCCAGAGTAAATGTTTCATATAGTTTATTTATAAAGCCAAATGAAACAGtaataatactatattaaaataggttca
This region of Microcebus murinus isolate Inina chromosome 2, M.murinus_Inina_mat1.0, whole genome shotgun sequence genomic DNA includes:
- the ANGPTL3 gene encoding angiopoietin-related protein 3 isoform X1 encodes the protein MYMIKIFLFIVPVVISSRIDQDNSSLDTISSEPISRFAMLDDVKILANGLLQLGHGLKDFVHKTKGQINDIFQKLNIFDQSFYDLSLQTNEIKEEEKELRRTTYKLQVKNEEVKNMSLELNSKLENLLEEKILLQQKVRYLEEQLTNLIQNQPETQEHPAVTSLKTFVEQQDNSIKDLLQTVEEQYKQLNQQHSQIKEIENQLRRTGIQEPTENSLSSKPRAPRTTPFLQLNEIKKNVEHDGIPPDCTTIYNRGEHTSGMYAIRPSNAQVFNVYCDVKSGSPWTLIQRRADGSQNFNETWENYKYGFGRLDGEFWLGLEKIYSIVKQSNYILRFELEDWKDNKYYIEYSFHLGDHETNYTLHLVEITGNIHNALPENKDLVFSTWDHKAKGHFNCPESSSGGWWWHDVCGENNLNGKYNKPRTKSKPERRRGICWKSQNGRLYSIKSTKMLIHPTD
- the ANGPTL3 gene encoding angiopoietin-related protein 3 isoform X2, which encodes MYMIKIFLFIVPVVISSRIDQDNSSLDTISSEPISRFAMLDDVKILANGLLQLGHGLKDFVHKTKGQINDIFQKLNIFDQSFYDLSLQTNEIKEEEKELRRTTYKLQVKNEEVKNMSLELNSKLENLLEEKILLQQKVRYLEEQLTNLIQNQPETQEHPAVTSLKTFVEQQDNSIKDLLQTVEEQYKQLNQQHSQIKEIENQLRRTGIQEPTENSLSSKPRAPRTTPFLQLNEIKKNVEHDGSPWTLIQRRADGSQNFNETWENYKYGFGRLDGEFWLGLEKIYSIVKQSNYILRFELEDWKDNKYYIEYSFHLGDHETNYTLHLVEITGNIHNALPENKDLVFSTWDHKAKGHFNCPESSSGGWWWHDVCGENNLNGKYNKPRTKSKPERRRGICWKSQNGRLYSIKSTKMLIHPTD